In Gossypium raimondii isolate GPD5lz chromosome 12, ASM2569854v1, whole genome shotgun sequence, a single window of DNA contains:
- the LOC105762054 gene encoding uncharacterized protein LOC105762054 — protein sequence MLPKIRIFYWRIGHDILPTYEKISTIRRDFNSDCPRCRRDKETLIHALKDCPRARMVLMHGGLNSNLLDGSLDFVTVLWNIWNNKNNRVFRNLEEEAKVTWDRAAALSHDFCIFNLLKEPSLPKPAVKEEWRKPKQGTVKINFDAAVKDRKTSFGIITRDHEGFVMGGRARVLNRNYNAEWAELYALEESINLAKDNSWARVDFESDCASLVNRLRRPNVDLSTLGHRILDLLSNLNPHFSFNFKWAPRCCNKAADQLCCWVD from the exons ATGCTGCCAAAGATTAGAATTTTCTACTGGCGTATTGGGCATGATATTCTCCCCACGTATGAAAAAATATCCACGATCAGAAGAGATTTCAACAGTGACTGTCCCAGATGTAGAAGGGACAAAGAGACCCTTATCCATGCATTGAAAGATTGCCCTAGGGCTCGAATGGTGTTGATGCATGGGGGTTTGAACAGTAATCTGCTGGATG GCTCTCTCGACTTTGTTACGGTCCTTTGGAATATTTGGAACAACAAGAATAACAGAGTGTTTCGAAACTTGGAAGAGGAAGCTAAAGTGACGTGGGACAGGGCTGCTGCGTTAAGCCATGACTTTTGCATCTTCAACCTGTTGAAGGAGCCGTCTCTGCCTAAGCCTGCAGTAAAAGAAGAATGGCGAAAGCCGAAGCAAGGGACGGTTAAAATTAACTTTGATGCTGCGGTGAAAGATCGGAAGACCAGCTTTGGAATTATTACTCGTGACCACGAGGGTTTTGTCATGGGGGGTCGGGCTAGGGTGTTAAACAGAAACTATAATGCAGAATGGGCAGAGTTGTACGCGCTGGAGGAGAGCATTAATTTGGCTAAGGATAATTCGTGGGCCCGGGTGGATTTTGAATCTGATTGCGCTAGCCTGGTCAATCGCCTCAGAAGACCGAATGTTGACTTGTCAACTTTGGGCCACCGCATTCTGGATTTGCTAAGTAATTTGAACCCGCACTTTAGTTTTAATTTCAAGTGGGCCCCTCGCTGTTGTAATAAAGCTGCTGATCAGCTTTGTTGTTGGGTTGACTAA